The sequence below is a genomic window from Phoenix dactylifera cultivar Barhee BC4 unplaced genomic scaffold, palm_55x_up_171113_PBpolish2nd_filt_p 001366F, whole genome shotgun sequence.
GGTGATTCTGCCGAACATATGGTTTAGTTCTCTGAAGTGCATGCTGGAGTTCACCATCTACTAAATCCCTTCAGATTCTCTCCACATAAATTATCTTTTCACGCAGGACCCTCGTTCAAATTCCCTTCTTCGATTATAATACAGACCCCCATACCTAAAACAAAAGGATAGGTCACCCGCTACATTATCTCAAAGACCGCATCAACCAGTAGGGATGCACGGATCCAGTTGGGTGCACAAAAAGATATAGTCCATCACTTAATGGGAAGGTCCAAACTGCTGCCAAAGATGCAGAACCATGCGGCGCTGTTCCGGAGCAAGGATCTGGGTATCTTCAATGTACCACATTACCATTTGAACCAACAATCAAGATACTGGGTGAGATGCAAGGAAGTGTGCACCGCAAACCACAACCTTATATTGTTCTAAAGGCTCAGCAATTCCACTCCTTCAAATTCATGCAGCCGTGCTTGAATAACACAACTATTTTTACTCAAAACTCAGAATGCCCCATGCAGTAATACAAAAATGACTACACCATACACATGCGGTATAGCTTAACAGTCATATATATACATCTTAATTGGCAGAGAAAGCTGCTTTTATAGACTGTATGATGCTATCAGTATCAAACCTGAAGTTTCTGAAGCTTTTACCAGGGGCATTGTCAGCATTATAAGATTCAGATCCCACTCTGACCAATGGGTTCTCAGTAGTCATTGGACCTCCGGAATTGTTCTTCGCTTTCCACACGCATGTGCCTAGCCATGAATAAAGCAATATTCATCAGAAAGAGTAATGTGTAAAATTAAATGACTCCGTGGTACCTTGAAGAACTAGGAAGCATGGATATGGATTTGGGATACGGATATGACATAATATGGGCAGTAGAATATACCAAGcaatatacatatgtacatgcatacacatacacatatataataCATGTACTTTtgtatgtatttattttatccatacatgcatgcacacataaatatgattttttggtACGTAAGCAATTTAAAGGTAGTAGATCATATCCAGCAGCACCAAGTCATCAATATGAAACACCCATTGTCCGGTCTTAGACTTAACCGGATCTGAGTGGAGATCCACTAGAGTATAGCCAAGTCCatctatatgtatatgcatgtatgtgtatagATGCAAATGTACATATGTAAATATGTGTGTATGCACATATGTATATAAAATAACAATGATAGAACATAATAGGttatcaaaaataatatagtCCGTACTTCATGGTAGTATTAACTTTTACAGGCACATCATCAGACATTAATGTAGCTACCAAAGAAGTATCTAAAATGTATCTGGAAAGTATTCAGAgcgttttctaaattttaaaaaataagatacTTAAACACAATATATAACATGTATCCAAGAACCATCCGACGAGTATCAGTATGCGATATAGATACACAGTACAGACAATACatgattttaattttctgtgctTCCTAGTTGAAGAAAAACATGCACTGCATCAATTTTCTTGGTTCCAATACTTGAGCTTTGAGAGGAGAGGCAGAATAGGCAACCAAACCTCTAGCAGATGCATCTGATTTCTGAGATGCGGGAGGAGGATGTGATGCAATCCAGGTTTTCAGAGCTCTGCAAACAgtcaggagaaaaaaaaaggacttaGGCTAAAGATGCTGCAAACAACTGTTAAGAGAATAAACAAATACAGCAGCACATATTTCACACACTAAAATTTATCAGATACTGACGTTAAGAAAGGAGCAACCATGTAAAGCTTCAAGCCATTCACTCCTCGTGATATTGCATCATCACCAGCTGGTTGAAGTTCATCCAGCCGGTGCCATGAGATTTCCTGCAGACAGCAAGGGAGCGGGTTTTTTTCTACATTAGGCACGCATAATTAaactcccacaaaaaaaaaaagagaaagagagaaaatcatGCCGCCATGCAGAAATATTCAACCAACTGTGATCTATTAAAACATTGATAGAAGTACTTTTGATCGAGAGATGTACCAAAAGATGACAAAATTACATACACTAATCTCCTTTTTAGTTAGAGGTGCAAATACAGTATCCTCCTTCACCCCTGTTATTATGTAAAGTCGAACCCTTTGCTGTCCAATTACAACCTCAATATAATCATCCATTTTCAAAAGATTTGAAACATCAAAACCTGTTTCCTCCAGGACCTGCATTGGTCATTTAAATAATAGCAGGTAAGTAAGAGTGTCTG
It includes:
- the LOC120108499 gene encoding mRNA-decapping enzyme subunit 2-like, which encodes MAGLNRSSSNPMRNLLPPQELLDDLCSRFVLNVPKEDLESFERILFLLEQAHWFYEDNAVEQNPSLKSLSFKEFTSLMFNSCAALRPYIAHIDDIYKDFTSYKFRVPVTGAIILDETYERCLLVKGWKAGASWSFPRGKKSKDEEDHTCAVREVLEETGFDVSNLLKMDDYIEVVIGQQRVRLYIITGVKEDTVFAPLTKKEISEISWHRLDELQPAGDDAISRGVNGLKLYMVAPFLTALKTWIASHPPPASQKSDASARGTCVWKAKNNSGGPMTTENPLVRVGSESYNADNAPGKSFRNFRFDTDSIIQSIKAAFSAN